In Canis aureus isolate CA01 chromosome 6, VMU_Caureus_v.1.0, whole genome shotgun sequence, one genomic interval encodes:
- the LOC144316545 gene encoding uncharacterized protein LOC144316545 codes for MDPAGRQPAMGPCSGDPHLGGASWLLGLTSLILRVCSTGTQGSEAHGSGVEDSGNPVSLKGMQGASVLFQVLRNPDLPAGVELENMTWGISSGANYTILLHVSPGARDPEWVNFQDKFQKRVHVLNITTLRMNNLTLEDTGLYRARGFYSRGRQYDQDFHLTVYEPLPLPQIRTTNLSITPGWCNVTVQCDAPGTREDLTMSWESRGLPRELEQREATGPAPNPWTLALSLPLSQPNASLTCVLRNQVDQKTATLDLGDICGHGEFILKRGGAHDAQAALGEGFRVCPLVYGTTCHLVTPYRIWQVLPPALSLGVPLGLLSPHPHPCWSRQHDPARTSAHPHPSFPVSRPFQVRILTPPTLVKGPLGSSWLWALIPEQSPGPPLGAGAARGPHTESEALGQDEHPLQPKAVDGSSHVCFSCEFLSQLGPRLFAHSVGSLEEHRDPDGGIHYAELRQQESGYSRDQGLTTVPLELFPDNTVLATKFNSGPMQC; via the exons GCGTCTGCAGCACTGGCACCCAGGGTTCTGAAGCCCATGGTTCTGGAGTTGAGGATTCTGGAAACCCCGTTTCCCTGAAGGGGATGCAAGGAGCTTCTGTGTTGTTTCAAGTGCTCAGAAACCCAGACTTGCCTGCAGGAGTCGAGCTGGAGAACATGACCTGGGGGATCTCCTCCGGGGCAAACTACACAATCCTGCTGCACGTCTCCCCTGGGGCACGCGATCCAGAATGGGTCAACTTCCAGGACAAGTTCCAGAAGAGGGTCCATGTGCTCAACATTACGACCCTGAGGATGAACAACCTGACCCTGGAGGACACTGGGCTGTACCGGGCTCGGGGCTTCTACTCCAGAGGAAGACAATACGACCAGGATTTCCACCTGACTGTGTATG agcccctgccccttccccagatCAGGACCACGAATCTGTCCATCACCCCAGGCTGGTGCAACGTCACTGTGCAGTGTGACGCCCCGGGAACCAGGGAGGACCTGACCATGTCCTGGGAGAGCAGGGGACTCCCCAGGGAGCTGGAACAACGAGAGGCCACAGGACCAGCCCCCAACCCCTGGACCCTGGCTCTGAGCCTGCCCCTGAGCCAGCCCAACGCCAGCCTCACCTGTGTGCTCAGGAACCAGGTGGACCAGAAAACTGCCACCTTGGACCTTGGGGACATCTGTGGCCACGGTGAGTTCATCCTAAAGAGGGGAGGGGCTCATGATGCTCAGGCAGCCCTGGGTGAGGGTTTTCGGGTCTGTCCCCTTGTTTATGGCACCACCTGCCACCTGGTCACCCCATATAGAATCTGGCAGGTACTTCCACCTGCTCTGTCCTTGGGTGTCCCTCTCGGGctactctccccccaccctcacccctgctgGTCCAGGCAGCACGACCCAGCACGGACCTCTGCCCACCCTCATCCATCATTCCCTGTGTCCAGG cccTTCCAGGTCAGGATCCTCACTCCCCCTACTCTGGTCAAGGGACCCCTTGGCTCCAGCTGGCTCTGGGCCCTGATACCCGAGCAGTCCCCGGGGCCACCACTGGGGGCAG GAGCCGCCAGGGGCCCCCACACTGAGAGTGAGGCTCTGGGCCAGGATGAGCATCCTCTGCAGCCCAAAGCCGTGGACGGCAGCAGCCACGTCTGCTTTTCCTGTGAATTCCTGTCCCAGCTCGGCCCCAGGCTGTTTGCTCACA GTGTAGGGTCACTGGAGGAGCACAGGGACCCTGATGGTGGCATCCACTATGCAGAGCTCAGACAGCAGGAGTCTGGATACAGCAGGGACCAG GGTCTGACCACTGTACCCCTGGAACTCTTTCCGGACAACACAGTATTAGCTACGAAATTCAATTCGGGGCCCATGCAGTGCTGA
- the LOC144315901 gene encoding SLAM family member 8-like, protein MDPAGRQPAMGPCSGDPHLGGTSWLLGLTLLLLSVCSTGTQRSAAHGSGVEDSGNPVSLKGMQGASVLFQVLRNPDLPAGVELENMTWGISSGANYTILLQVSPGARDPEWVNFQDKFQKRVRVLNITTLRMNNLTPEDTGLYRAQGFYSRGRQYNQDFHLTVYEPLPLPQIRTTNLSITPGWCNVTVQCDAPGTREDLTMSWESRGLPRELEQREATGPAPNPWTLALSLPLSQPNASLTCVLRNQVDQKTATLDLGDICGHGKQIHRDRVMPPNYPPSYGLLWSCC, encoded by the exons ATGGATCCAGCAGGGAGGCAGCCTGCCATGGGCCCCTGCTCAGGGGACCCCCACCTGGGCGGGACCTCCTGGCTCCTGGgactcaccctcctcctcctca GCGTCTGCAGCACTGGCACCCAGCGTTCTGCAGCCCATGGTTCTGGAGTTGAGGATTCTGGAAACCCCGTTTCTCTGAAGGGGATGCAAGGAGCTTCTGTGTTGTTTCAAGTGCTCAGAAACCCAGACTTGCCTGCAGGAGTCGAGCTGGAGAACATGACCTGGGGGATCTCCTCCGGGGCAAACTACACAATCCTGCTGCAGGTCTCCCCTGGGGCTCGCGATCCAGAATGGGTCAACTTCCAGGACAAGTTCCAGAAGAGGGTCCGTGTGCTCAACATTACGACCCTGAGGATGAACAACCTGACCCCGGAGGACACTGGGCTGTACCGGGCTCAGGGCTTCTACTCCAGAGGAAGACAATACAACCAGGATTTCCACCTGACTGTGTATG agcccctgccccttccccagatCAGGACCACGAATCTGTCCATCACCCCAGGCTGGTGCAACGTCACTGTGCAGTGTGACGCCCCGGGAACCAGGGAGGACCTGACCATGTCCTGGGAGAGCAGGGGACTCCCCAGGGAGCTGGAACAACGAGAGGCCACAGGACCAGCCCCCAACCCCTGGACCCTGGCTCTGAGCCTGCCCCTGAGCCAGCCCAACGCCAGCCTCACCTGTGTGCTCAGGAACCAGGTGGACCAGAAAACTGCCACCTTGGACCTTGGGGACATCTGTGGCCACG GGAAGCAGATCCACAGGGACAGAGTTATGCCCCCCAACTACCCACCATCCTACGGGTTGTTGTGGTCCTGCTGCTGA